In Toxoplasma gondii ME49 chromosome X, whole genome shotgun sequence, a single genomic region encodes these proteins:
- a CDS encoding hypothetical protein (encoded by transcript TGME49_225590), translating to MLKIVGDSLLEPFTLVLLSKAVKTCANNASCRLPFLGRCCVCTLPLPCGETSHHYQNEMILSGQYEPSTLEAQNVQGGSSAAAYYTRSLEANLTSALSEFGLSLLPPSRAACLDASPLGVASEREGGATCSPCSRPATARLIGGSPRDQQSEPPPIQILLPQKDPKRRSAAAQIGRGKAVAEGGIQGNSDFGEYRPPQATLPSPTVKKNTSSTLPSGFSIANKQPGFKRSYQEALLEPLQLRSPQGLSGFPRNQPAGDLVQSPFTAAALSDGGARDQAAYLCDMLFAGCLPERYRRDREVAMESVESKRKSKEIEAAQVSTCCLKSPYGSDQASRRLLWSHKLSF from the exons ATGTTAAAAATCGTCGGCGATAGCCTCCTGGAACCGTTCACTCTGGTCCTGCTTAGTAAGGCTGTCAAGACATGCGCAAACAACGCATCATGTCGGCTCCCCTTTTTGGGAAGGTGCTGCGTCTGCACGCTTCCTCTCCCATGTGGGGAAACAAGCCATCACTACCAGAACGAAATGATTCTCTCTGGACAATATGAGCCATCAACTCTGGAAGCACAAAACGTGCAAGGAGGCTCCTCAGCAGCCGCTTACTACACCCGGTCGCTGGAAGCGAATCTTACTAGTGCTTTGAGCGAATTCGGCCTTTCTTTGTTGCCACCGTCTCGCGCTGCTTGCCTAGATGCGTCTCCACTAGGGGTGGCCAGCGAACGAGAGGGCGGTGCCACATGCTCGCCATGTAGCCGGCCAGCGACAGCCCGACTTATTGGGGGATCTCCCCGCGACCAGCAATCAGAACCACCACCAATTCAAATCCTTTTGCCCCAGAAGGATCCAAAAAGAAGATCCGCTGCCGCCCAGATTGGACGTGGCAAAGCAGTGGCAGAAGGCGGAATCCAAGGAAATAGTGATTTTGGCGAGTACCGGCCACCTCAGGCAACACTGCCGTCTCCTACCGTGAAGAAAAACACGTCGTCAACGTTACCGTCGGGTTTCTCTATTGCTAATAAGCAGCCAGGGTTCAAACGAAGCTATCAAGAGGCTCTTCTTGAACCCCTTCAGCTCCGTTCGCCACAGGGATTGTCCGGTTTCCCACGAAATCAGCCTGCCGGTGACCTTGTACAGTCGCCGTTCACCGCTGCAGCACTGTCTGATGGTGGTGCGAGAGACCAAGCCGCCTACCTCTGCGATATGTTGTTTGCTGGCTGTCTTCCAGAACGCTACAGACGTGACCGGGAGGTCGCAATGGAG TCCGTCGAGAGCAAGCGGAAAAGCAAGGAAATCGAGGCTGCCCAGGTGAGCACGTGTTGTCTAAAGAGTCCTTACGGTAGTGATCAGGCATCCAGAAGATTGCTGTGGAGTCACAAGCTCTCGTTTTAG
- a CDS encoding proteasome (prosome, macropain) 26S subunit, non-ATPase, 9, putative (encoded by transcript TGME49_225580), translating into MAELLEKLNVLVEKQKKMEEEMEALADYLTQPGMPGLTGGLVDDEGFPRADIDIYAIRGARNRLAILKTDYKEVRSQIEKELFALHAQGPVAVPRTGCVSTGDALNAASLSPDSNTALEENPFIPFAKISELHENSPASKAGLRLDDLILQFGAVFIRRKSLPEPSEGDKQQVAADPGGDRPGCSSVEQVFERLPHEVGNHTGEEIDITVFRNNAILNLKLIPQTWEGMGLVGCRFTPVTKGML; encoded by the exons ATGGCGGAACTGCTTGAGAAGCTAAATGTTCTggtggagaaacagaaaaagatgGAGGAGGAAATGGAGGCACTTGCAGACTACCTCACCCAGCCAG GAATGCCTGGTTTGACTGGCGGGCTGGTAGACGACGAGGGTTTCCCGCGTGCAGATATCGATATTTATGCCATTCGTGGTGCCCGCAACCGGCTGGCTATCCTTAAGACTGACTACAAAGAGGTCCGTTCTCAGATCGAGAAGGAGCTCTTTGCCCTGCACGCCCAAGGCCCGGTGGCAGTTCCTCGCACGGGTTGTGTAAGCACAGGAGACGCTTTAAATGCAGCCTCGTTGTCCCCTGATTCGAACACTG CACTGGAGGAAAATCCCTTCATTCCATTCGCGAAGATCAGTGAGCTGCATGAGAATAGTCCAGCGTCAAAAGCCGGTCTTCGTCTAGATGATCTCATCCTTCAGTTTGGTGCCGTCTTCATTCGCAGAAAAAGTCTGCCAGAACCGTCGGAAGGGGATAAACAGCAAGTTGCTGCTGATCCGGGAGGGGATAGACCCGGCTGCAGTAGTGTGGAGCAGGTTTTCGAGAGGCTTCCTCATGAAGTTGGGAACCACACAGGGGAGGAGATCGATATCACTGTCTTCCGCAATAATGCAATTCTAAATCTGAAGCTTATTCCTCAAACGTGGGAAGGCATGGGTCTCGTGGGATGCCGATTCACACCCGTAACAAAAGGGATGCTGTAA
- a CDS encoding hypothetical protein (encoded by transcript TGME49_225570): MFSHTVDIKRPEQKWTPLQLLPAVGKSDHPELMQHLARLRQEIADLRDYSERVTKELRALQLKQDSDLPRTAAERPIDTNTAPEVFHIEAEKSVRGVERFNDIPLPAWTLDMQLMCPLISAYDTRLKDQQALLDRRETDVKALAENVMTLTKENEALRNDVRSKASQLQALFAGDGEGNSDGKPGGKSIVALLHEKDELEELHNVTKEQNEVLLKQNHLMKCHVEQCEQTMELLRSQVVEAEEQEAAASETLRHNKALEQLLNEAKIQLEELLEERDSLQASKEHQERELSTLRSKCSQLEDQTAMLQQQLNKERQIAQEAEEASKSREAEKQLQVQALENQLTDMQDNFVQLSHENEDADRETQKAREIIDYLEEKASALEQENEQVKNSLSELNQKYQELAIEKEKLSASAKVVKNQLDKIREQHASELVLQRSLMDDRFEGATNQLQQQVEQLRQRTQDLATTNSDLTLRTEAAERRCKISDAAATQAQQELRSASRSHQALVQQLQQTKISLEKERDKLREEVDALKVTTADTVSAAVNEKQRLEQELVQVRSALASEEQVKRHAQSSLDALKERITELNGRNASIEDELLGIRRKHEKEIDEVKRQYSEQLSLAEGKLRTLAQESQAKEQQAIQLMKEEEELRQKMQREYDNERNTLESKISKLRSANSLLRSKMLELFQSLELPPSKDYVLGMTSFDNGSVRSSCITESLS, translated from the coding sequence ATGTTCAGTCATACCGTTGACATCAAGCGTCCGGAGCAGAAATGGACTCCTCTCCAGCTGTTGCCCGCGGTGGGAAAATCCGACCATCCTGAGCTGATGCAGCACCTAGCGCGATTGAGGCAAGAAATCGCAGACCTTCGTGACTACAGCGAACGTGTAACAAAGGAACTACGTGCTTTGCAACTGAAGCAGGACTCGGATCTTCCTCGAACAGCCGCTGAACGCCCCATCGACACGAACACAGCACCCGAAGTCTTCCATATTGAAGCTGAAAAGAGTGTGCGAGGGGTAGAACGCTTCAACGATATCCCTTTACCTGCTTGGACATTGGACATGCAGCTTATGTGTCCGCTCATATCTGCTTACGATACAAGACTTAAGGACCAACAGGCTCTTTTAGACAGGCGGGAAACAGATGTCAAAGCTCTGGCTGAAAATGTCATGACGCTgacaaaagaaaacgaagcgcTGAGAAACGACGTGCGAAGCAAAGCTTCTCAGCTTCAAGCGCTGTTCGCTGGGGATGGAGAGGGGAACAGCGACGGGAAACCTGGGGGGAAAAGTATTGTTGCATTACTGcacgaaaaagacgaacTTGAGGAATTACACAACGTAACGAAGGAGCAAAATGAAGTACTGCTGAAGCAAAATCACCTTATGAAATGTCATGTCGAGCAATGCGAACAAACCATGGAACTTCTGCGTTCTCAGGTTGTAGAGGCGGAGGAGCAAGAAGCCGCAGCCAGCGAAACACTGCGTCACAATAAAGCCTTGGAGCAGTTGCTTAATGAGGCAAAGATTCAGCTGGAGGAGCtcctcgaagaaagagacagcttGCAGGCTAGTAAGGAACATCAAGAGAGGGAGCTAAGTACGCTTAGGTCGAAGTGCTCTCAACTGGAGGATCAGACCGCAATGCTGCAGCAGCAATTAAACAAGGAACGCCAGATAGCgcaggaagccgaggaagcaTCAAAGtccagagaggcagaaaaacaaTTACAGGTTCAGGCCCTCGAGAATCAGCTCACAGATATGCAGGATAACTTTGTGCAGTTGTCTCATGAAAACGAGGATGCGGAtcgggagacacagaaggctCGAGAGATCATTGACTACTtagaggagaaggcgagtgcCTTAGAACAAGAAAATGAGCAAGTGAAGAACAGCCTTTCAGAACTCAACCAGAAATATCAAGAACTGGCGAttgaaaaggaaaaacttTCAGCGTCAGCAAAAGTGGTCAAGAATCAACTCGACAAAATCCGGGAGCAACATGCGAGCGAGCTTGTCCTTCAGAGAAGCTTGATGGATGACCGCTTCGAAGGAGCCACGAACCAGCTTCAGCAGCAGGTAGAGCAACTGAGACAACGAACTCAGGATTTGGCAACAACAAATTCGGATCTGACTCTGCgaacagaagcagcggagCGTCGATGTAAGATTTCTGATGCTGCAGCAACTCAGGCGCAACAAGAGCTTCGCTCCGCTTCCAGGTCTCATCAGGCTCTTGTTCAGCAGCTTCAGCAGACGAAGATAAGcctcgaaaaagaaagggaTAAGCTTCGTGAGGAAGTAGACGCTTTGAAAGTGACAACTGCAGACACAGTATCAGCAGCAGTGAATGAAAAACAGCGTTTAGAGCAGGAACTTGTTCAGGTGCGCTCAGCACTGGCATCTGAGGAGCAGGTCAAACGCCATGCACAGTCATCCCTTGATGCACTCAAGGAACGAATTACCGAACTAAACGGCAGGAACGCCTCCATCGAGGATGAGCTTCTAGGCATCCGCCGGAAACATGAAAAAGAGATCGATGAAGTAAAACGTCAGTACTCTGAACAGTTGTCTCTAGCAGAAGGGAAGCTTCGCACTCTTGCCCAAGAAAGCCAAGCTAAGGAACAACAAGCCATACAGCTCatgaaagaagaagaagaattaCGACAGAAAATGCAACGAGAGTATGATAACGAACGCAACACTCTAGAGTCGAAGATTTCCAAGTTACGCTCTGCTAACTCACTTCTTCGCTCGAAAATGTTAGAACTTTTCCAGTCTCTTGAGCTGCCTCCTAGCAAAGACTATGTTCTTGGGATGACCTCTTTCGATAACGGTAGTGTACGCTCATCGTGCATTACAGAAAGTTTATCTTAA
- a CDS encoding hypothetical protein (encoded by transcript TGME49_225560) has protein sequence MAPPPLCASEEGPSRMLSRGTFGPGGCRCASDSEDVLGAEDAAFGELEGAPTLAEHETSVDGSVQEELSKLVDGLVGEDGRIRLGDFEKLSGCSPSILDALQKKLPRQLCWNVSQVKEVLLKEVVPPHTCLPTFTDSSNAPSVSGRHQLQEGCSECPTRFPCSTDLPQNGNVTEADSQPCASSSVGDLAQCSVSIVFVRDEAVLTPKSFTPQSANVVTPSGTRSRGSPAVSSRRPRPSTPQGHMVASPSPFRGQGSRVHKERLDREPSFSADFTFSAGMIFRQVAQRPACTAAEDQEVQSGVEDDAELDVENAPAQHRSRSSTLSNCDELSPLMNRVVSLRYQSIARSPKVGGLPGTMKIVSSMSQSGSSGDRSAVAPETTAGGSDCRMRSRTVDVLGQGMGSFEGEPGFAPWLGQASEWLSPDLQEVAALLQRGTWNRSGEFTDKVGNRSEYMGHGKQARYFERLDNVMEGDNMEQLVKRAKRKVFVYIQNAFPTPEGQSLTGRCDSSFFTYPESSKHRRSSSLWNGANFSIEGEVAKEGEREDSSASAFFSERSSVNKVLKATDRNKTSNAIDGGSGTDVTAEEEAIVATGNKGERVGDAVHERHVAAVDGGLVLDWTHAAHLKMSFLQMTDFFLSLCYHFGILFNKEKEQKLEERQHLQDTLDRYKTRVQLMEQKLKINFDLVQQQREQLDALERDIQTRDDIDRRRERVIVELQSRLRKEHQTHIEELRKRDEDVEESRRLYDVLKRKHVKVSDENATLHDQLESAEEKIANLTAAAAKRAASRQLQYGTKVFSDTLARTSLVEEMESLLSLPFISGYRAYTLPLRRPERGSQMLAFHKLAQKIDVDSGIRGMSLLEELLRTGSDMNLPQIQKRRASEPPSGPTTQQWSLPLERCEEEAPSGRVSGVAPEPAVVMLHDEEPPLPSVMFPPESPPQSTSSPTRESVGRLLLCYLSSGTEELVCPPPDERLPHHIIKTVIRRVVRVEKPSLMRRWKALKAQKRLLSTQKRQAQRDSTSELLEWLEVKVCPEMPEKTKRPRDLHFVAALGHQALMLQMKQCQRRRERHGSRHRPSGKSIIQEFLNRHVATCQSCTANCARELSTREENINDFFHD, from the exons ATGGCACCTCCGCCGTTGTGTGCAAGTGAGGAAGGACCTAGCAGGATGCTTTCACGTGGGACGTTTGGACCAGGTGGCTGCCGATGCGCCTCAGACTCAGAAGACGTGTTGGGTGCAGAAGATGCGGCATTTGGGGAGCTGGAGGGAGCGCCGACCCTCGCAGAGCACGAGACGTCCGTCGACGGAAGTGTCCAGGAAGAGCTATCAAAGTTGGTCGATGGCCTTGTG GGCGAAGATGGCAGAATCCGATTGGGGGATTTCGAGAAACTGTCAG GTTGTTCGCCGTCTATTTTGGATGCCTTACAGAAGAAACTTCCACGGCAGCTTTGCTGGAATGTCAGTCAAGTCAAAGAG GTTCTTCTCAAGGAAGTCGTTCCGCCCCACACGTGCCTCCCCACTTTCACAGATTCATCCAATGCTCCTTCAGTGAGTGGTAGACACCAGCTTCAAGAGGGCTGTTCAGAGTGTCCTACTCGCTTTCCCTGCTCTACCGACTTGCCCCAAAATGGAAATGTAACGGAAGCAGACAGCCAGCCgtgtgcttcttcttcggttgGAGATCTAGCGCAGTGTAGTGTTTCCATTGTTTTCGTGCGGGATGAGGCTGTGCTGACTCCTAAATCCTTTACACCGCAATCTGCCAACGTAGTGACGCCCTCAGGCACGCGGTCGCGTGGGTCTCCGGCTGTTAGCTCTCGGCGGCCGCGGCCGTCGACTCCCCAGGGGCACATGGTGGCATCCCCATCACCATTCCGCGGTCAGGGCTCGCGAGTGCATAAGGAGCGACTTGATAGAGAaccgtccttctctgccgaCTTCACGTTTAGTGCGGGAATGATCTTTCGACAAGTCGCTCAAAGGCCGGCTTGCACGGCGGCGGAAGACCAAGAAGTTCAGAGTGGCGTCGAGGATGATGCTGAACTGGATGTGGAAAACGCACCAGCTCAACATCGTAGCCGCAGCAGCACTTTAAGTAATTGCGACGAACTGTCGCCACTAATGAATCGTGTCGTTAGTCTGCGGTATCAGAGTATAGCGAGAAGTCCGAAGGTTGGTGGTTTGCCAGGTACTATGAAGATAGTCTCATCGATGTCGCAGTCTGGTTCATCTGGAGATCGTAGTGCAGTGGCGCCGGAGACGACTGCGGGCGGCAGCGACTGTCGAATGAGATCTCGCACTGTCGATGTGCTTGGACAAGGAATGGGATCGTTCGAAGGCGAACCAGGTTTCGCACCGTGGCTAGGACAGGCCTCCGAGTGGTTGTCGCCGGATCTCCAGGAGGTAGCCGCCTTGTTACAGCGGGGTACATGGAACCGGTCGGGAGAATTTACGGACAAAGTCGGGAACCGAAGTGAATACATGGGCCATGGCAAACAGGCCCGGTATTTCGAACGCCTGGACAACGTTATGGAGGGCGACAACATGGAACAGCTCGTCAAGCGTGCAAAGCGGAAAGTCTTCGTGTATA TTCAGAATGCCTTCCCCACCCCAGAAGGTCAATCGCTAACAGGGCGATgtgatagctctttctttACGTACCCGGAGAGCTCGAAGCATCGGCGGAGCAGCAGTCTATGGAACGGTGCGAACTTTTCAATTGAGGGTGAAGTcgcgaaggaaggagaacgagaagacagtTCAGCTAGTGCTTTTTTCAGTGAACGGTCTTCTGTAAACAAGGTACTAAAGGCAACTGACAGGAACAAGACTTCGAATGCCATCGACGGTGGCTCCGGAACGGATGTGAcggcggaggaggaagctATCGTGGCAACAGGAAACAAAGGTGAAAGAGTCGGCGACGCAGTTCACGAGCGGCATGTAGCTGCTGTCGACGGAGGTCTTGTGCTCGATTGGACGCACGCAGCACATTTGAAAATGAGTTTTCTACAAATGACAgacttctttctttccttgtgTTACCACTTCGGTATTCTGTTCaacaaagaaaaggagcagaAACTTGAAGAGCGCCAGCAT CTTCAAGATACCCTAGACAGATACAAAACAAGGGTCCAGTTGATGGAGCAGAAGCTGAAGATCAATTTCGAT CTagtgcagcagcagcgcgagCAGCTTGACGCACTGGAAAGGGACATTCAAACACGCGACGACATCGATCGAAGACGA GAGAGAGTAATTGTTGAACTGCAGAGCCGTCTGAGGAAAGAACACCAAACACATATTGAGGAACTGCGGAAACGCGATGAGGACGTGGAAGAGAGTCGTCGCCTCTACGACGTGTTGAAACGGAAGCATGTGAA AGTGTCAGATGAGAACGCGACGTTGCACGATCAGCTGGAGTCAGCCGAGGAGAAGATTGCAAATTTGACTGCGGCTGCGGCCAAACGTGCGGCAAGCAGACAGTTACAGTATGGCACGAAAGTCTTTTCCGACACACTCGCGAGGACGTCTTTAGTTGAAGAAATGGAGTCTCTTCTATCACTCCCATTCATTTCTGGTTACCGCGCGTATACACTACCTCTACGGCGACCAGAGCGCGGTTCGCAGATGTTAGCCTTCCACAAGTTGGCACAGAAGATCGACGTGGACAGCGGGATACGGGGCATGTCACTGCTTGAGGAGCTACTGCGAACGGGCAGCGACATGAATTTACCGCAGatacagaaaagaagagcatCAGAGCCACCGTCAGGGCCTACAACGCAGCAGTGGTCACTGCCTTTGGAACGTTGTGAGGAAGAGGCGCCTTCGGGCCGTGTTTCAGGGGTAGCTCCTGAGCCTGCTGTAGTGATGTTGCATGACGAGGAGCCACCCTTGCCTTCCGTAATGTTTCCTCCAGAGAGTCCACCTCAGTCAACCTCGTCACCAACGAGAGAATCTGTGGGTCGGTTATTGCTATGCTACCTTTCCTCCGGTACAGAGGAGCTGGTGTGTCCACCGCCTGACGAGCGGTTGCCACACCATATCATAAAGACAGTGATCCGACGGGTTGTACGCGTCGAGAAACCTTCATTAATGAGGCGGTGGAAAGCGCTGAAAGCCCAGAAGCGGCTGTTgtcgacacagaaaagacaagcaCAGCGCGATTCCACCAGTGAACTGCTGGAATGGTTAGAGGTGAAAGTATGTCCGGAGATGCCAGAGAAAACCAAACGCCCTCGAGATCTGCATTTCGTAGCGGCTCTAGGCCACCAGGCTTTGATGCTACAAATGAAGCAGTGCcaacgaagacgagagagacatggGAGTCGTCACCGACCGAGTGGAAAAAGCATCATACAAGAGTTTTTGAACCGCCACGTTGCAACGTGCCAATCTTGCACAGCAAATTGTGCAAGAGAGTTGTCCACTCGTGAGGAGAACATAAACGACTTTTTTCACGATTAA
- a CDS encoding hypothetical protein (encoded by transcript TGME49_225555), which yields MAGPTGLRFVLHEVRQFVPPWVPLGIIGIPVFANMYGMIKFKHLSFFNNKPNENASKFGGDAGSEGH from the coding sequence ATGGCAGGACCAACTGGTTTGCGTTTCGTACTTCACGAAGTCAGGCAATTCGTGCCGCCATGGGTTCCTTTGGGCATCATTGGAATCCCTGTTTTTGCCAACATGTACGGGATGATCAAGTTCAAGCACCTGAGCTTCTTTAACAACAAGCCGAATGAGAATGCCTCGAAGTttggaggagacgctggCAGCGAAGGACATTAG
- a CDS encoding phosphatidylserine decarboxylase (encoded by transcript TGME49_225550), with protein sequence MRSYLRFSDRHRQRPTRPRKRVICSSAHFICSRMSPAATAQSPFGISLHSLSFRLLLIFRGSIVAMSRRFVYKLDQAVTAALGPNGRYIAMVGMTASAVLLTFHYKFREVIAATDNVAEIQSPSKLFYLRLLFGRTRSRITGSVMNINIMPALRDPIYRTLASVGGIDTEEIRYPLRSYKCIGHLFARTLKDKEREIEDIGTQSLASPADGVVTALGDVSSERVEQVKGATYSLRAFLGLMPKVTNPEQNTLKFVVLHLKPKNYHHFHAPAKFDVNVLRHMTGETLPVFSSFLKRFNDIFSVNERVVMSGNWKYGCMHMVAVAAYNVGNIRIDKEPSLRTNELRVVLRHLGGDVETRTYSRQPFEYSVGQHVGEFRLGSTIVLIFEAPHNFTWDMKPGQEVRVGQRLGGVGPIRRAQTEDERLFAFY encoded by the exons atgcgcagttACTTGCGGTTTTCGGATCGCCATCGTCAACGACCAACACGTCCCCGTAAACGCGTGATTTGTAGTAGCGCACATTTCATTTGCAGCCGCATGTCGCCAGCCGCGACGGCGCAGTCGCCTTTTGGCATCTCCCTCCACTCTTTGTCTTTCCGTTTGCTGCTGATATTCCGCGGTTCCATCGTAGCCATGTCGCGTCGTTTTGTATACAAGCTTGATCAGGCAGTAACAGCCGCACTCGGGCCAAATGGCCGCTACATCGCGATGGTTGGCATGACCGCGTCAGCAGTCCTCCTCACTTTCCATTACAAGTTCCGGGAGGTCATTGCGGCGACAGACAATGTTGCAGAGATACAGAGCCCCTCCAAG CTCTTCTATCTGAGGTTGCTCTTTGGTCGCACTCGATCCCGGATCACCGGGTCTGTCATGAACATCAACATCATGCCGGCTTTGAGGGATCCGATTTACCGAACTCTGGCGTCCGTCGGCGGCATTGACACAGAAGAAATTCGTTACCCCTTGCGCAGCTACAAATGCATCGGCCATCTCTTTGCGCGCACACtcaaagacaaagagagagaaatcgaaGACATTGGAACGCAGTCGCTT GCAAGCCCAGCAGACGGCGTGGTCACGGCGCTGGGAGATGTGAGTTCCGAACGCGTTGAGCAGGTGAAGGGCGCAACTTATAGCCTTCGAGCGTTCCTCGGTCTCATGCCGAAGGTCACCAACCCGGAGCAAAATACG CTCAAGTTCGTCGTTCTTCACCTGAAACCGAAGAATTACCACCATTTCCACGCGCCTGCAAAGTTCGACGTCAACGTGCTGCGGCACATGACAGGAGAAACGCTTCCAGTATTCTCGTCATTCTTGAAAAGATTTAAC GACATCTTCTCAGTAAACGAGCGTGTTGTTATGAGCGGAAACTGGAAAtatggctgcatgcacatggtTGCTGTGGCTGCGTACAATGTCGGCAACATCCGAATCGACAAAGAACCA agttTGCGGACTAACGAACTAAGGGTCGTGCTCCGACACCTTGGAGGCGATGTGGAAACCAGAACCTACTCCC GCCAGCCCTTCGAGTACTCTGTGGGCCAGCATGTAGGCGAGTTCCGCCTGGGTAGCACAATCGTCCTTATTTTTGAAGCACCTCACAACTTCACATGGGATATG AAACCAGGACAAGAAGTCCGTGTGGGTCAGAGGCTTGGCGGCGTCGGCCCTATTCGGCGTGCCCAAACGGAAGATGAACGCCTGTTTGCATTTTACTGA
- a CDS encoding hypothetical protein (encoded by transcript TGME49_225540): MDTDLLVDLDRDNLLESICTEDILAGLNEDESKPDKGGNEEKLKDDSEKSAGGKVKVEDTEGDKSSRGSVDCAHLDKMTGLNKFRDLEKRREEERKQHQMELEAEKAKKPYSGKKWGITTPAGPVRPQEAAGSVVAEAVRSNKTKISAREEIEQQTRKALEKQGLLTHPVSPRPSCGEVPAVSVTSPIEQNSDDAGAASQVAVAGAASVEASGEGKHEDGAAHCSTTQSTGSQHSEHDEHEDAKDDKGAQEDGHNATDAHEVGQDDHGGQEVATGDTNANGEAGVTVVAATEVLDNAGSAEQSQVSVSGAGKKTELQKIKHKMLGLFACYNKKGVKEPIRPEESAVTVEAVTIEAVSAAGPGGNALPGSGTASTDQKEQSSGENMKCDVEQGKPEETQNAAEAEKLDSGKESPVTAGKPSQPMVDEAAKPAAEDAAKQTVEEASKQTVEEASKQTVEEASKQTVEEASKQTVEEASKQTVEEAAKQTASEVTKPTEEANTS, translated from the exons ATGGACACCGATTTGCTTGTCGATCTCGACCGAGATAACCTCCTTGAATCAATATGCACGGAGGATATCCTTGCTGGGTTGAACGAAGATGAAAGCAAGCCTG ATAAGGGAGGGAACGAGGAAAAGCTGAAGGATGACTCAGAAAAGTCTGCAGGTGGAAAGGTGAAAGTTGAGGACACAGAAGGTGACAAGAGCAGCCGTGGATCCGTTGACTGTGCCCATTTGGACAAGATGACTGGCCTGAATAAGTTCAGAGATTtagagaagagacgggaaGAGGAACGCAAGCAGCATCAAATGGAGCTGGAGGctgagaaagcaaagaagccGTATTCAG GGAAGAAGTGGGGAATTACGACGCCTGCGGGTCCGGTCCGACCCCAAGAAGCAGCCGGTTCAGTAGTGGCAGAAGCCGTTCGCTCCAACAAAACGAAAATCAGTGCCCGAGAAGAGATCGAGCAGCAGACCAGAAAGGCGCTCGAGAAGCAAGGGCTGCTCACAcatcctgtctctccgcgacCTTCGTGTGGAGAGGTCCCTGCAGTAAGCGTAACATCTCCGATTGAGCAAAATTCGGACGATGCAGGAGCGGCGAGTCAGGTTGCTGTAGCGGGAGCAGCTTCTGTCGAAGCATCGGGTGAGGGTAAGCACGAAGATGGGGCTGCACACTGCTCAACCACACAGAGCACAGGGTCACAACACTCTGAACATGATGAGCATGAAGATGCAAAGGATGACAAAGGCGCTCAAGAAGATGGGCACAATGCAACAGATGCTCATGAAGTTGGACAGGACGACCACGGTGGCCAAGAAGTGGCAACTGGTGACACAAATGCTAACGGGGAAGCAGGCGTTACAGTGGTGGCAGCCACTGAGGTCCTCGATAACGCGGGCAGCGCAGAACAGTCACAAGTCTCCG TCAGTGGTGCTGGGAAGAAAACTGAATTGCAGAAGATCAAACACAAAATGCTCGGTTTGTTCGCGTGTTACAACAAGAAAGGAGTGAAGGAGCCTATCAGGCCGGAAGAGTCAGCAGTGACCGTAGAAGCCGTGACCATAGAAGCAGTGTCAGCGGCAGGTCCCGGTGGAAACGCCCTACCAGGTAGTGGGACTGCTTCTACCGATCAAAAGGAGCAATCCTCCGGTGAGAATATGAAATGTGATGTAGAGCAAGGTAAACCGGAGGAGACTCAAAACGCAGCTGAAGCGGAGAAGCTTGACTCTGGCAAAGAAAGCCCCGTAACAGCCGGAAAACCGTCACAACCAATGGTCGACGAAGCGGCAAAAccagcagcagaagacgcagcgaagcagacagTCGAAGAAGCGTCGAAACAGACAGTCGAAGAAGCGTCGAAACAGACAGTCGAAGAAGCGTCGAAACAGACAGTCGAAGAAGCGTCGAAACAGACAGTCGAAGAAGCGTCGAAACAGACagtcgaagaagcagcgaaacagACAGCCAGTGAAGTGACGAAGCCaactgaagaagcgaacaCATCGTGA